From a region of the Ponticoccus alexandrii genome:
- a CDS encoding surface lipoprotein assembly modifier has protein sequence MMTRLAAQGARRLLAGLFLALALVSQAPAQQPEEALARAEAQVNAGDYDTAISALQGMGTQAVREAELRRLWALSMAHVRQGRPRAAQPFLDRLVSLAPDAVTYRLELANALEAAGQPERARYHYALARGAALPPPLATEVTRRIDRIDRARVWEGNFRFAIVPESNPAKRTASDTIVIGDLPFKLKDSSRAQPARGIELGLGLAALPRLGPDLRLRLGAAVDARLYEEGAPDDVQTRAELGLLHFGDRNRRLGAGLTLGKRWIDGEPYANTRGVYLTWGRSIDARARSALNLTLIRERTDYEAPGSESATRSIAAASLSHTVTPRLQLSFGLQLERTESALATEAGQGGAVTLGARYAFEGGLLAELTLALGRHEREGPDRLLGIVREDRRQSLTLKLTHRDWAVAGFAPVLELGAERQDSTNDLYSYENHRALLGITRRF, from the coding sequence ATGATGACAAGGCTCGCGGCACAGGGCGCGCGGCGCCTGCTCGCGGGCCTTTTCCTTGCCCTGGCGCTGGTGTCGCAGGCACCGGCGCAGCAGCCGGAGGAGGCGCTGGCCCGCGCCGAGGCGCAGGTCAATGCAGGGGACTACGACACCGCTATTTCCGCCTTGCAAGGCATGGGGACCCAAGCGGTGCGCGAAGCCGAGTTGCGCCGTCTCTGGGCGCTGTCCATGGCGCATGTCCGGCAGGGCCGTCCCCGCGCAGCGCAGCCCTTTCTCGACCGGCTGGTCTCTCTTGCGCCCGATGCCGTCACCTACCGTCTGGAACTTGCCAACGCGCTGGAGGCTGCGGGCCAGCCCGAGCGCGCGCGTTACCACTATGCCCTCGCGCGCGGTGCCGCGCTGCCGCCGCCGCTTGCCACCGAGGTGACGCGGCGCATTGACCGGATTGATCGGGCCCGGGTCTGGGAAGGCAACTTCCGCTTCGCGATCGTGCCCGAGAGCAACCCGGCGAAACGAACCGCCTCTGACACCATCGTGATCGGCGACCTGCCCTTCAAGCTGAAGGATAGCTCACGCGCGCAGCCGGCACGGGGCATCGAGCTTGGCCTCGGACTTGCCGCCCTGCCCAGGCTGGGACCGGATCTCAGGCTGCGACTGGGGGCAGCCGTCGATGCGCGGCTCTACGAAGAGGGGGCGCCCGACGACGTTCAAACGCGGGCAGAGCTGGGGCTGCTGCACTTCGGCGACCGCAACCGCAGGCTGGGCGCCGGGCTTACCCTTGGCAAGCGCTGGATCGACGGCGAGCCCTACGCCAACACGCGCGGCGTCTACCTGACCTGGGGCCGGTCCATCGACGCCCGGGCGCGCAGCGCTCTCAACCTGACTCTGATCCGCGAGCGCACCGACTATGAAGCACCCGGCTCCGAGTCCGCGACCCGGTCCATTGCCGCCGCATCGCTCAGCCATACGGTCACGCCCCGGCTGCAACTCAGCTTCGGTTTGCAACTGGAGCGAACCGAAAGCGCGCTTGCAACCGAAGCGGGGCAAGGCGGAGCGGTGACGCTGGGCGCGCGCTACGCCTTCGAAGGAGGGCTGCTCGCCGAGCTGACGCTGGCGCTTGGCCGGCATGAGCGCGAGGGGCCCGACCGCCTGCTGGGCATTGTGCGCGAGGATCGGCGCCAGAGCCTCACCCTGAAGCTGACGCACCGCGACTGGGCGGTCGCAGGCTTTGCGCCGGTGCTCGAGCTGGGCGCAGAGCGGCAGGACTCCACCAACGACCTGTACAGCTACGAAAACCACCGCGCGTTGCTGGGCATCACCCGGCGGTTCTGA
- a CDS encoding sensor histidine kinase, with protein sequence MKQAYSPTLFAASALALGLAVALVVLWVALSQPWLGVRLVAGPDSSVIVYSVHPDSPAEGRVPQGARLLSVGAPGLAALPVDARDLTEEPDALPDPEAMRAFFARQDALHARIAAPATHLVLQARGATDPVMQEVRPAPFRPLGDLPGVFWVQLGVGLAGVALGGWVMALRREDRAVQFFGLAGLGLMISADAAALYSTRELSLGTGVFTTASRLNYLGTLVFGVGMINLFLIYPARLAGRMVLWCVTAVFSICILAVLVDWPDALLNRQAPVALAMLILLAAVLAQAVVNRRNPTARAMLGWFGLSVLVGAGGFGLTVTLPLLMGVPPLLSQGHAFLFFLVIFVGLAMGIARYRLFDLSDWSFRILFYMGGVLLLLVLDAALILGLALDRAPALGLALVVVGLVYLPLRDVLARWLRNDRGLGREELFALVGDVALATRAEDRDAALQVLLRRLFDPLRIEHGHPAFDVAGLRDGGETLEIPLPHGLPGIRLHWARQGRTLFNRRDEQLARSVVGMLDRSIARQRAHDAAVETERRRINRDMHDNIGVQLLGALHSSDPERKDTLIRQTLSDLRQIVSNPAEDGAVLAQLLADLRREIGDHLEAAGLGMTWQDSGLSAADRPQITLTALQVQTVRALLRETVSNALRHSKARNVQLRFLPLSGDSLRLIVEDDGTGAKGDWLRQGSGLANLRFRVEACGGTLEIEPARGGTRVLATLPLAGVSEPGSVGLERAAG encoded by the coding sequence ATGAAGCAAGCCTATTCCCCGACTCTGTTTGCAGCGTCGGCGCTGGCGCTTGGGCTTGCGGTCGCGCTCGTGGTGCTTTGGGTCGCGCTCAGTCAGCCCTGGCTCGGGGTGCGGCTCGTTGCCGGGCCTGACAGCAGCGTCATTGTCTATTCGGTTCATCCTGACAGCCCCGCTGAGGGTCGCGTCCCTCAGGGCGCGAGGCTGCTTTCGGTTGGCGCGCCCGGCCTTGCGGCCCTGCCGGTCGATGCCCGGGACCTGACCGAGGAGCCCGACGCCCTGCCAGATCCCGAGGCGATGCGCGCCTTCTTTGCCCGGCAGGATGCGTTGCACGCGCGTATCGCAGCACCCGCAACGCATCTTGTGTTGCAGGCCCGGGGCGCGACCGATCCCGTCATGCAAGAGGTCCGACCGGCGCCTTTCCGACCTCTTGGCGACCTGCCGGGCGTCTTCTGGGTTCAGCTTGGCGTGGGGCTCGCAGGCGTCGCTCTGGGCGGCTGGGTCATGGCTTTGCGGCGCGAAGACCGGGCGGTGCAGTTCTTCGGGCTTGCCGGTCTGGGCCTGATGATTTCCGCCGACGCGGCAGCGCTTTACAGCACCCGGGAGCTTTCGCTTGGCACCGGAGTCTTCACCACGGCCTCGCGGCTGAACTACCTCGGGACGCTTGTTTTCGGGGTCGGCATGATCAACCTCTTCCTGATCTATCCGGCCCGGCTTGCCGGGCGGATGGTGCTCTGGTGCGTCACGGCAGTTTTTTCCATCTGCATCCTGGCCGTCCTCGTCGACTGGCCGGACGCGTTGCTGAACCGACAGGCGCCCGTCGCCCTCGCCATGCTGATCCTGTTGGCCGCGGTTCTGGCGCAGGCGGTTGTGAACCGGCGCAATCCCACGGCGCGGGCGATGCTGGGGTGGTTCGGCCTATCCGTGCTTGTGGGGGCAGGCGGCTTCGGCCTGACCGTCACCCTTCCCCTGCTGATGGGCGTACCGCCGCTCCTGTCACAGGGACATGCCTTCCTCTTCTTCCTGGTGATCTTCGTCGGCCTCGCCATGGGGATCGCACGCTACCGGCTTTTCGATTTGTCGGACTGGTCGTTCCGCATTCTGTTCTACATGGGTGGCGTGCTTCTGCTGCTGGTGCTTGACGCGGCGCTGATCCTTGGGCTTGCGCTTGACCGGGCGCCGGCGCTCGGTCTCGCGCTTGTCGTGGTGGGTCTGGTCTATCTGCCGCTTCGTGACGTGCTGGCCCGCTGGCTACGCAACGACCGCGGACTGGGGCGCGAAGAGCTGTTCGCGCTGGTCGGCGATGTGGCGCTGGCCACCCGGGCCGAGGACCGCGATGCCGCGCTGCAGGTCCTGTTGCGGCGTCTCTTCGATCCGCTTCGCATCGAGCATGGCCACCCGGCCTTCGATGTGGCGGGTTTGCGAGATGGCGGCGAAACGCTCGAGATTCCGCTGCCACATGGACTGCCGGGCATCCGCCTGCACTGGGCGCGGCAGGGGCGCACCCTGTTCAACCGACGCGACGAGCAACTGGCGCGCAGCGTGGTCGGTATGCTCGACCGTTCCATCGCACGGCAGCGCGCCCATGACGCCGCCGTCGAAACCGAGCGCCGCCGCATCAACCGCGACATGCATGACAACATCGGGGTGCAGTTGCTGGGGGCGCTGCATTCTTCGGACCCAGAGCGGAAGGACACGCTGATCCGCCAGACCCTGTCGGACCTGCGGCAGATCGTGTCGAATCCGGCGGAGGACGGAGCGGTTCTGGCGCAGTTGCTGGCGGATCTCCGGCGGGAGATCGGCGACCACCTCGAAGCGGCGGGGCTTGGAATGACGTGGCAGGACAGCGGCCTGAGCGCTGCGGATAGGCCGCAGATCACGCTAACGGCGCTTCAGGTGCAAACGGTCCGCGCGCTGTTGCGAGAAACTGTCAGCAATGCGCTGCGCCATTCCAAAGCCCGCAATGTGCAGCTTCGGTTTCTTCCCCTTTCCGGCGACAGTCTACGGCTGATCGTCGAGGACGACGGCACCGGCGCCAAGGGCGACTGGCTGCGTCAGGGCAGCGGGCTTGCCAATCTGCGCTTTCGCGTCGAGGCCTGCGGCGGCACGCTGGAAATAGAGCCCGCGCGGGGTGGCACCCGGGTGCTTGCCACCCTGCCGCTTGCCGGGGTGTCAGAGCCCGGCTCGGTCGGGCTTGAGAGAGCGGCAGGCTGA
- a CDS encoding LuxR C-terminal-related transcriptional regulator produces the protein MRILVVEDIAETRRWLCAIVEEVFADAQLSQAETLRQARVLLEQPQDLALIDLGLPDGSGLDLLRQIRDSGAATICVVTTVLGDDASVVGALSAGAQGYLLKENPASLLAHQLRQIHLGLPALSPSIARRIMEHFSLTGPSAPPTHGLTGRETEVLALISRGLRNAEVARELGLAETTVASYIKAIYAKLGISSRAEASWHATRLGLNRDGRGARRG, from the coding sequence ATGCGGATTCTCGTCGTCGAAGATATCGCCGAGACCCGCCGCTGGCTTTGCGCCATCGTCGAGGAGGTCTTTGCCGACGCGCAGCTGTCGCAGGCCGAAACGCTGCGACAGGCCCGCGTGCTTCTGGAACAGCCGCAGGACCTGGCGCTTATCGATCTGGGTCTGCCGGACGGGTCTGGCCTCGACCTGCTACGGCAGATCAGGGACAGCGGCGCCGCCACGATCTGCGTTGTCACCACGGTGCTGGGTGACGATGCCAGCGTCGTGGGCGCGCTTTCTGCCGGGGCGCAGGGCTATCTTCTCAAGGAAAACCCAGCCTCGCTGCTGGCCCACCAGCTGCGCCAGATCCATCTGGGTCTGCCCGCGCTGTCACCCTCCATCGCGCGGCGCATCATGGAACATTTCAGCCTGACCGGCCCCAGTGCGCCGCCCACCCACGGGCTGACTGGTCGCGAGACCGAGGTCCTGGCGCTGATCTCGCGCGGGCTGCGCAACGCCGAGGTGGCACGAGAGCTCGGCCTCGCGGAGACGACGGTGGCCAGCTACATCAAGGCGATCTACGCCAAGCTCGGCATTTCCTCGCGCGCCGAGGCGTCGTGGCATGCAACGCGGCTCGGGCTCAACCGCGACGGCAGGGGAGCCCGGCGCGGCTAG
- a CDS encoding PLP-dependent aminotransferase family protein, protein MAQTKTDRIFDLLHQSIRDGALAEGARLASLRQACQQYGVSKNVIVTVYDRLVAHGLVTSRHGAGFFVAKPPASIAEPANLREASDIVSLLHAQLDRPYRVLVGDGRPPESWLLNAVPGVTLHSGEGGYGTPHGLLALRECIAAAQAASGVDVTPGQIVTTFGANHALDLVIRRFTRPGDTVLVDDPGYYPLFAKLRLAGVTFVGVPRTPRGPDPEALQALATTHRATLFFTQSLVQNPTGCSIDLPTAHAILQVAARRDMLVIDDDPFLDLPGATGTRLAQLDQIDRVIQIGSFSKTLSPAFRSGYVIARADIAASLAELKMILAVNTSSHTERAIAGLIRARRYHKQVARMARQLDETRAEGMRRLRALGLPAFGTPDGGLYGWVALPLGSDDMEIARHAAAQGIFLAPGSLFRTGDDPQPRPGMRVNWSRINDSRFWSFLRGIG, encoded by the coding sequence ATGGCACAGACCAAGACCGACCGCATCTTTGACCTGCTCCACCAGAGCATCCGCGACGGCGCACTGGCCGAAGGCGCGCGGCTCGCCTCGCTTCGGCAGGCCTGCCAGCAATACGGGGTGTCCAAGAACGTCATCGTGACCGTCTACGACCGTCTCGTGGCGCATGGGCTGGTGACCTCGCGGCATGGCGCCGGGTTCTTCGTGGCCAAGCCCCCCGCCAGCATCGCCGAGCCCGCCAACCTGCGCGAGGCCAGCGACATCGTCTCGCTGCTGCACGCCCAGCTCGACCGGCCCTACCGGGTGCTGGTGGGCGACGGACGCCCGCCGGAAAGCTGGCTGCTGAACGCCGTGCCCGGCGTGACCCTGCACAGCGGCGAAGGCGGCTATGGCACGCCCCACGGCCTGTTGGCGCTGCGCGAGTGCATCGCGGCGGCGCAGGCCGCCTCGGGGGTCGACGTGACGCCCGGGCAGATCGTCACGACCTTCGGCGCCAATCACGCGCTCGACCTTGTGATCCGCCGCTTCACCCGGCCCGGGGATACGGTGCTGGTGGACGATCCCGGCTATTACCCGCTGTTTGCCAAGCTGCGGCTGGCGGGCGTGACCTTCGTCGGCGTGCCGCGCACGCCCCGTGGCCCCGACCCCGAGGCGCTGCAGGCGCTTGCGACGACCCATCGCGCGACGCTCTTCTTCACGCAGTCGCTGGTGCAGAACCCGACCGGCTGTTCCATCGACCTGCCCACCGCCCACGCAATCCTGCAGGTTGCCGCCCGGCGCGACATGCTGGTGATCGACGACGACCCCTTCCTCGACCTGCCCGGCGCCACCGGCACGCGGCTGGCGCAGCTCGACCAGATCGACCGGGTGATCCAGATCGGCAGCTTCTCCAAGACCCTCTCGCCCGCCTTCCGCTCGGGCTATGTGATCGCCCGCGCCGACATCGCCGCCAGCCTCGCCGAGCTGAAAATGATCCTTGCGGTCAACACCTCGAGCCACACAGAGCGCGCCATTGCCGGGCTGATCCGCGCGCGGCGCTACCACAAGCAGGTCGCGCGCATGGCCCGCCAGCTGGACGAAACCCGGGCCGAGGGGATGCGGCGGCTGCGGGCGCTGGGGCTGCCCGCCTTCGGGACACCGGACGGGGGCCTCTACGGTTGGGTCGCCCTGCCCCTGGGCTCGGACGACATGGAAATCGCCCGCCACGCGGCGGCGCAGGGCATCTTCCTCGCGCCCGGCAGCCTTTTCCGCACCGGCGACGACCCCCAGCCCCGGCCCGGCATGCGCGTCAACTGGAGCCGCATCAACGACAGCCGCTTCTGGTCCTTCCTGCGTGGAATCGGCTAG
- a CDS encoding hydroxymethylglutaryl-CoA reductase, degradative has protein sequence MAEAFGTPQAGGQGSRIEGMRDMEPEARREAVVAAAGLEASDAEILAGAGALPLTMANGMIENVVGTFELPMGVATNFVVNGREYLVPMAVEEPSVVAAASYMAKLARAGGGFTASCTTPIMRAQVQILGLSDPHGARARLLAEREDLIARANAKDTVLVGLGGGCKDIEVHVFDDTPIGPMVVLHLLVDVRDAMGANTVNSMAEMLAPRVEEITGGTVRLRILSNLADRRVVTASVRIPAEALTTKSLKGADVARGIVEACALAIVDPYRAATHNKGIMNGIDPVVVATGNDWRAIEAGAHAWAAKDGRYTSLTRWEVAGDGALVGVLEMPMALGIVGGATRTHPAAQAALRLMKITSAQELAEVTAAVGLAQNMAALRALSTEGIQRGHMALHARNIAITAGAAGADIDRVAKAIVAAGDVSVARAKQVLEGA, from the coding sequence ATGGCAGAGGCCTTTGGCACCCCGCAGGCGGGCGGACAGGGATCGCGCATCGAAGGCATGCGCGACATGGAGCCGGAGGCGCGGCGCGAGGCCGTCGTGGCCGCCGCCGGGCTGGAGGCTTCGGACGCCGAAATCCTCGCCGGTGCGGGCGCGCTGCCCCTGACCATGGCCAACGGCATGATCGAGAACGTCGTGGGCACCTTCGAGCTGCCCATGGGTGTCGCCACCAACTTTGTCGTCAACGGGCGGGAATACCTCGTGCCGATGGCGGTCGAGGAGCCCTCGGTGGTCGCCGCCGCCTCTTACATGGCCAAACTCGCGCGGGCGGGCGGCGGTTTCACCGCCTCCTGCACGACGCCGATCATGCGGGCGCAGGTGCAGATCCTCGGCCTGTCCGATCCCCATGGCGCGCGGGCGCGGCTGCTGGCCGAGCGCGAGGACCTGATCGCGCGGGCCAATGCCAAGGATACCGTGCTGGTGGGGCTGGGCGGCGGCTGCAAGGACATCGAGGTGCATGTCTTCGACGACACGCCCATCGGGCCGATGGTGGTGCTGCATCTGCTGGTCGACGTGCGCGACGCCATGGGCGCGAACACGGTCAACTCGATGGCCGAGATGCTGGCCCCGCGCGTCGAAGAGATCACCGGCGGCACCGTGCGTCTGCGCATCCTGTCGAACCTCGCCGACCGGCGCGTGGTGACGGCCAGCGTCCGCATCCCCGCCGAGGCGCTGACCACCAAGTCGCTGAAGGGCGCGGACGTCGCGCGCGGCATCGTCGAGGCCTGCGCGCTGGCGATCGTCGATCCCTACCGCGCCGCGACCCACAACAAGGGCATCATGAACGGCATCGACCCGGTCGTGGTGGCCACCGGCAACGACTGGCGCGCCATCGAGGCGGGCGCCCATGCATGGGCCGCCAAGGACGGGCGCTACACCTCGCTGACGCGGTGGGAAGTGGCGGGCGACGGGGCGCTTGTCGGCGTGCTGGAGATGCCCATGGCGCTGGGGATCGTCGGCGGCGCGACGCGCACCCACCCCGCCGCGCAGGCCGCCCTGCGGCTGATGAAGATCACCTCGGCGCAGGAACTGGCAGAGGTCACCGCCGCCGTCGGGCTGGCGCAGAACATGGCGGCGCTGCGGGCGCTGTCGACAGAGGGCATCCAGCGCGGACACATGGCGCTGCACGCGCGCAACATCGCCATCACGGCGGGGGCTGCGGGCGCGGATATCGACCGGGTGGCCAAGGCCATCGTCGCGGCGGGGGACGTCAGCGTCGCCCGCGCCAAACAGGTGCTGGAGGGCGCCTGA
- the dctP gene encoding TRAP transporter substrate-binding protein DctP — translation MTITNRRNALRLTAAAALAAPAIVSATSVRAQGVTKWRMQALWGGGTTPQLYEEKFCARVAELTGGTLEITPFAGGQIVPAAQAFDAVRGGAFEMMKTFDGYTAGKIPAHGFSSTVPFGFPEADQYEAWFYERDGLELARESYAPAGLTYVAPTVYGEEPIHSRVPIKTIADLNGLKGRFVGLASAVMADFGVSVSPLPTSEVYSALDKGLVDIADRGDIKANYEEGLHEVAKFLVLPGFHQPSTATSYVANTRAYDALDDQQKAALAVAAREISGSLRQNILVANGEYIAKFRDAGVEIVDLDPQDVADNRAKAIDSWKKAASDDLSTRMMESQVALMQEMRLL, via the coding sequence ATGACCATCACCAACCGGCGCAATGCCTTGCGCCTGACGGCGGCTGCCGCCCTCGCGGCTCCGGCCATCGTCTCTGCCACCTCGGTGCGCGCTCAGGGCGTTACGAAATGGCGGATGCAGGCGCTTTGGGGCGGCGGCACCACGCCGCAGCTTTACGAAGAGAAGTTCTGCGCCCGCGTGGCGGAACTGACCGGCGGCACGCTGGAGATCACGCCCTTCGCAGGCGGCCAGATCGTGCCCGCGGCACAGGCCTTCGACGCGGTGCGCGGCGGCGCCTTCGAGATGATGAAGACCTTCGACGGCTACACGGCGGGCAAGATCCCGGCGCATGGCTTTTCCTCGACCGTGCCCTTCGGCTTTCCCGAGGCGGACCAGTACGAGGCATGGTTCTACGAGCGCGACGGGCTGGAACTGGCGCGCGAAAGCTACGCGCCGGCGGGCCTGACCTATGTCGCGCCCACGGTCTACGGCGAAGAGCCGATCCATTCACGCGTGCCGATCAAGACCATTGCCGACCTGAACGGGCTGAAGGGCCGCTTCGTGGGGCTGGCCTCTGCTGTCATGGCGGACTTCGGGGTCTCTGTCTCGCCGCTGCCGACCTCCGAGGTCTACTCGGCGCTCGACAAGGGGCTGGTGGACATCGCCGACCGGGGCGACATCAAGGCCAACTACGAAGAGGGCCTGCACGAGGTCGCCAAGTTCCTCGTCCTGCCGGGCTTTCACCAGCCTTCGACCGCGACCTCCTACGTGGCCAACACCCGCGCCTATGACGCGCTGGACGACCAGCAGAAGGCGGCGCTGGCGGTTGCGGCACGCGAGATCTCCGGCTCTCTGCGGCAGAACATCCTTGTTGCGAACGGCGAATACATCGCCAAGTTCCGGGACGCGGGTGTCGAGATCGTCGACCTTGATCCGCAGGACGTGGCGGACAACCGCGCCAAGGCCATCGACAGCTGGAAGAAGGCGGCCAGCGACGACCTCTCGACCCGCATGATGGAGAGCCAGGTCGCCCTGATGCAGGAAATGCGCCTGCTCTGA
- a CDS encoding TRAP transporter small permease subunit, translating into MLTLSRGVTAVNRALFSAAKWLVYAIVLLMLWEVLSRYALAAPTSWAPELATLFFGPFFLLGGPYLLHIGGHVAVDIVSAKATGGAARALRLVGLVLAAAFGAILLWFSAPLVWQSFSYGETSYSAWNPVVWPAKAFLPLAAALLLLQALADMVTTLAGAEAA; encoded by the coding sequence ATGCTTACCCTGTCCCGGGGCGTCACGGCGGTGAACCGTGCGCTCTTTTCCGCCGCGAAATGGCTGGTCTATGCCATCGTCCTCCTGATGCTTTGGGAGGTCTTGTCGCGCTACGCGCTGGCCGCGCCCACAAGCTGGGCGCCGGAACTGGCGACGCTGTTCTTCGGTCCATTCTTCCTGCTGGGCGGGCCCTACCTTCTGCACATCGGCGGGCATGTGGCGGTGGACATCGTCTCGGCCAAGGCGACGGGGGGCGCGGCGCGCGCCCTGCGGCTGGTCGGGCTGGTGCTGGCGGCGGCCTTCGGCGCGATCCTTCTGTGGTTCTCGGCGCCGCTGGTCTGGCAAAGCTTCAGCTACGGCGAGACCAGCTATTCCGCGTGGAACCCGGTGGTCTGGCCCGCCAAGGCCTTTCTGCCGCTGGCGGCGGCGCTGCTGTTGTTGCAGGCGCTGGCGGACATGGTCACGACCCTTGCAGGCGCGGAGGCGGCGTGA
- a CDS encoding TRAP transporter large permease has protein sequence MESSMILAFMFVSLVVFMLSGAGLAFVLGAIAFISTILLWGPSALIVAVLNTFETMTSESLMAIPLYVLMASILQKSAIIDALYDAMETWFARVNGGLAVGTIAICTILAAMTGVVGAAVAAMGILALPSMLKRGYYPPLALGAICAGGTLGILIPPSVVTIVYAITAQISIGKMFAAGIVPGLILAGSYIAYILVRTRLNPALAPKPDDIAEVPLREKLAKTKALILPAFVVVGVLGSIYAGIATPTEAAAVGVLGAAASSLVTRKFSLSMLSESATDTLRVTAMILWITIGARAFISTFVATGGADSLLSFVETLEASRWLILGAMVLILIFLGLFLDEIGIILLCVPVFLPIVAALDFDPLWFGVLFMITAQMAYITPPFGYTLFYLKGVLPEGIGIGQVYRGVIPFFLIQVAVLILFALFPGLVTWLPEALTANAR, from the coding sequence ATGGAAAGCTCGATGATCCTTGCCTTCATGTTCGTCTCGCTGGTCGTCTTCATGCTCAGCGGGGCGGGGCTGGCCTTCGTGCTGGGCGCGATTGCGTTCATTTCGACGATCCTGCTCTGGGGGCCCTCGGCGCTGATCGTGGCGGTGCTGAACACCTTCGAGACCATGACCTCGGAAAGCCTGATGGCGATCCCGCTTTATGTGCTGATGGCCTCGATCCTGCAAAAGAGCGCGATCATCGACGCGCTCTATGACGCGATGGAAACGTGGTTCGCCCGCGTCAACGGCGGTCTTGCGGTGGGCACCATCGCGATCTGCACCATCCTCGCCGCCATGACCGGGGTCGTCGGCGCCGCCGTGGCGGCCATGGGCATCCTTGCGCTGCCCTCGATGCTGAAGCGCGGCTACTACCCGCCGCTGGCGCTGGGGGCGATCTGCGCGGGCGGCACGCTGGGCATCCTGATCCCGCCCTCGGTCGTGACCATCGTCTACGCGATCACCGCGCAGATCTCGATCGGCAAGATGTTCGCGGCGGGCATCGTGCCCGGCCTGATCCTTGCAGGCAGCTACATCGCCTATATCCTCGTGCGGACACGGCTGAACCCGGCGCTGGCGCCGAAGCCCGACGACATCGCCGAAGTGCCGCTGCGCGAGAAGCTGGCCAAGACCAAGGCGCTGATCCTGCCCGCCTTCGTGGTGGTGGGGGTACTGGGGTCGATCTACGCGGGCATCGCCACGCCGACCGAGGCCGCCGCCGTGGGTGTGCTGGGCGCCGCCGCCTCTTCGCTGGTGACGCGGAAATTCTCGCTGTCGATGCTGTCGGAAAGCGCCACGGACACGCTGCGGGTGACGGCGATGATCCTCTGGATCACCATCGGCGCGCGGGCCTTCATCTCGACCTTCGTGGCGACCGGGGGCGCGGACAGCCTGCTGTCCTTCGTGGAGACGCTCGAAGCCTCGCGCTGGCTGATCCTTGGGGCCATGGTGCTGATCCTGATCTTCCTCGGGCTCTTCCTCGACGAGATCGGCATCATCCTGCTGTGCGTTCCGGTCTTCCTGCCCATCGTGGCGGCGCTGGACTTCGACCCGCTGTGGTTCGGGGTGCTCTTCATGATCACCGCGCAGATGGCCTATATCACGCCGCCCTTCGGCTATACGCTCTTCTACCTCAAGGGCGTGCTGCCCGAGGGCATCGGCATCGGGCAGGTCTACCGGGGCGTGATCCCCTTCTTCCTGATCCAGGTCGCGGTGCTGATCCTCTTCGCGCTCTTCCCCGGCCTCGTCACATGGCTGCCGGAGGCGCTGACGGCCAACGCGCGGTAG
- a CDS encoding cupin domain-containing protein: MTEAAILRPDTLPVNDRGNGARTIPLVTRRCGSRSMINGITAFEPGARIGLHFHNCEESVIVLEGAAVAEIDGTRHHLKAGDTTFIPPTCHTAF; the protein is encoded by the coding sequence ATGACCGAAGCCGCCATCCTGCGCCCCGACACACTGCCGGTGAACGACCGCGGCAACGGTGCCCGGACCATCCCGCTGGTAACGCGGCGCTGCGGGTCGCGGTCCATGATCAACGGCATCACCGCCTTCGAGCCCGGCGCCCGCATCGGCCTGCATTTCCACAATTGCGAGGAGTCGGTGATCGTTCTCGAGGGCGCGGCGGTGGCCGAGATCGACGGCACCCGCCACCACCTGAAGGCGGGGGACACGACCTTCATCCCCCCAACGTGCCACACCGCTTTCTGA